One Alnus glutinosa chromosome 3, dhAlnGlut1.1, whole genome shotgun sequence genomic region harbors:
- the LOC133864396 gene encoding uncharacterized protein LOC133864396, whose protein sequence is MSSISQGLVLATAMVVSSTALFLAYCRQKSFTAPHLPENQNSQPPEEKILRSCLLCSEDKKRDRKKKKVQFAENVKEPSGNGEEYRKGHMKPSEVERICRIEIREVRRMPDNRTALYSGILKNRVQRMQCSY, encoded by the exons ATGTCTTCCATCTCGCAAGGCCTGGTCTTGGCCACCGCCATGGTCGTCTCCAGCACCGCTCTTTTCCTTGCTTATTGCCGGCAAAAGTCTTTTACGGCACCCCATCTTCCGGAGAATCAAAATTCGCAGCCGCCTGAAGAGAAAATTCTACGCTCTTGCTTATTATGTTCAG AGGACAAGAAAAGGgacagaaagaagaagaaagtgcaATTTGCTGAGAATGTGAAGGAGCCGAGTGGAAATGGCGAGGAATACAGGAAGGGGCACATGAAGCCGAGCGAGGTTGAAAGAATTTGCAGAATCGAAATCCGGGAAGTTCGTCGAATGCCGGATAATCGGACTGCTTTGTACAGTGGAATTCTCAAGAACCGTGTCCAACGTATGCAGTGCTCGTATTga